A single Candidatus Margulisiibacteriota bacterium DNA region contains:
- the purU gene encoding formyltetrahydrofolate deformylase — MLHNNKAILLISSPDKEGLVYKVTEFIFIHKGNLLHAEQHIDKETNYFFMRLEFEIANSELDKATLLAQLEPIKQQYNMNIQLFFREEPQKVAIFTSKTDHCLYDLLIKNKSEELQFNPCCIISNHQNTQSIAEHFHIPFHHIPVIHEYKKEAEATQLKILAEYKVNLIVLARYMQVLGPDFVSQYNRQIINVHHSFLPAFVGADPYKQAYNRGVKIIGATSHYTTNILDEGPIIEQKVVRVNHKDNLEGFIRKGKELEKQVLSYAVNKHLQNKILVFENKTVVFD; from the coding sequence ATGTTACACAACAATAAAGCAATATTATTAATATCATCTCCTGACAAAGAAGGTTTAGTCTATAAGGTAACTGAATTTATTTTCATACACAAAGGCAATTTGCTACATGCTGAGCAACATATAGACAAAGAAACTAACTATTTCTTCATGCGACTAGAATTCGAGATTGCTAATTCCGAATTAGATAAAGCGACACTCCTAGCTCAGCTTGAACCAATAAAACAACAATATAACATGAACATTCAGCTCTTTTTTCGAGAGGAACCTCAAAAGGTTGCTATTTTTACTTCAAAAACAGACCACTGCTTATACGACCTATTAATTAAAAATAAATCCGAAGAACTACAGTTTAATCCTTGCTGTATTATCTCTAATCACCAAAACACTCAAAGTATCGCTGAACATTTCCATATTCCTTTCCATCATATTCCTGTTATCCATGAATACAAAAAAGAAGCTGAAGCAACTCAATTGAAAATCTTAGCAGAATATAAGGTTAATCTGATTGTTCTTGCCAGATATATGCAAGTCTTGGGTCCTGACTTTGTCTCCCAATATAATCGACAAATAATTAATGTTCATCACTCTTTCCTGCCAGCGTTTGTAGGAGCCGATCCCTATAAACAAGCCTATAATAGAGGTGTAAAAATTATTGGAGCTACTTCGCACTACACTACAAATATTTTAGATGAAGGGCCGATAATAGAACAAAAAGTAGTCAGAGTTAATCATAAAGATAATTTAGAAGGATTCATCAGGAAAGGAAAAGAACTAGAAAAACAAGTTCTCTCCTATGCAGTAAATAAACATCTCCAAAATAAAATTTTGGTGTTTGAAAATAAAACCGTTGTTTTTGATTAA